A genomic segment from Fibrobacter sp. encodes:
- a CDS encoding InlB B-repeat-containing protein, translating to MPGKSALFFSLCAGLALSVSATAASVTPATPVLDEADNCYQISNAAELYGFAAIVNGTNGNTKNMAACGKLTQDVVINENVLDADGSVNATDSASFAKWTPIDTLSGVFDGQGHKISGLYYYKSNANSVGFINVLTGGTEESPVVVKNLEIAGSYFGARDQIGGFAHSAQYGVIQIYNCVFSSTIEGRYVHGGIVARANTNSKLYVDNCLFNGKISGETNTGGLVGQTLGGSLFLNNSVAVGTVIYTGTGSALTRGVNVLFGDKYSGSAVIENCFYLESAAINEIGGTAVTAAQLADGSVTKALRIYQDLNRGVDGSVWGQKVGTDAYPILSGKLEGYTGTTASIVFHTYSGDETVYASEYVPGYKVVLPKAYREGYQFMGWFANSSFGGSVMTEIPPNASGKQEFWAKFAKIYKVTLNVEDGTIDSANVSAYTEGIGAALPKKVRRSGYMFRGWILDGDASETFVDSITTKMSGDLKFNASWFEVKAPSKNSDGCYEISSSAELYGFAGLINGIYGMTKSTVNCAKLTADIEVNKNVLKADGTLDSSKIASFVSWNPIDGFSGKFDGQGHKISGLYSVSNGANGGLFGLVKGGITVNPVIVKNVGLVDSYIYGSYYTGGLIGATDQSTVLLVENCYNEANVVANGTAAGIIGFVHYLSDATIVNCYNLGAIHSAASYSAGINAHQGSTVTLKMANCYNLGTITSGYSSYRRMLIYSKPTYLTMENCFYDKAKGNKENGGFGATPEQFENGTVATMLREGTFGIHDGSIWGQDVGSDSYPLFRSAISNSKAVKHAVTFHTYEGDKVSYFDTYVEGFSKALPVTNREAYSFRGWFDNAEFTGVKVDSILASATTDQEFWAKYERLFTVTLNTNGGTIVSDNVTEYVEGIGAKLPKNVTQNNKVFMGWYTDEEFSGSPVSNISTTDEGNKTFYAKWMTLKVPQLEDGCYVISDVTELYAYAAMINGTSGYSKTPNICGALSRDIVVNENVLKEDGSLDSARADQHVPWNPLDNITNSFDGRGHTISGLYINDRSRNYLGFIGRINGGTTLNPLVIKNLNIKDSYVDGTNYIGGVAALVLTSKVVKMDSVSFDGVIENRYIAGGLVAQNSGTLEIRNSQTSGYYAYNDPTAYITDIGGLVGTNNSTLSVENCKNFATVVGKIYNGGLVGETGTSLTISESFNEGSVLGNGYNGGLVGYVSGAVNIINSYNAGKIESIDNYNGGIVAYNSGTLNLMQSYNVAPVSGKSYIGGLVGYNNVTINVANSYNLGAVSATNSYAAGLLGYANQASGYFASSYVLNSYSMGEVSAKSYMDPVANVALKTGVDFPKNFVNNFYLEVEGGKESSFGTAKERVAFTDTSLTKELHAYVQKDADGVAVEGGVNGLVWGQDSIPMLNTKEYYAVGFVLNGGTLEDAPRTYKTGDELLLPNPTREGYEFMGWFKNPEFGSSAQAVTKIYETDFGNKMFYAMWKVLEYTVLVSVNNENAGYVTGLKNDGKYNYGEMVTLNAVAANGYYFTDWTSDAESFKSEQITFHVKGNVTLVANFEKIPESSSSSSSETPASSSSEKKESIEVAGTVPQFALSAVGLDIQVAGASVGSAYAVLDMQGRIIASGRVSASNFNIALGRVGAYLVRIGPQVKMVKLK from the coding sequence ATGCCCGGTAAATCGGCACTGTTTTTTTCCCTTTGCGCAGGCTTGGCTCTGAGTGTTTCAGCTACCGCTGCGTCAGTTACTCCCGCAACTCCAGTCTTGGACGAGGCGGACAATTGCTACCAAATTTCCAACGCAGCTGAATTGTACGGCTTTGCTGCCATTGTTAACGGCACTAATGGCAATACCAAGAATATGGCTGCCTGCGGTAAGCTTACCCAGGATGTTGTTATAAACGAGAACGTTCTTGATGCTGACGGCTCTGTGAACGCAACGGATTCTGCAAGCTTCGCAAAATGGACTCCCATTGATACTTTGTCTGGCGTGTTCGATGGTCAGGGCCATAAGATTTCGGGCCTTTATTATTATAAATCTAATGCGAACTCCGTCGGCTTTATTAATGTATTGACTGGCGGCACGGAAGAGTCTCCTGTCGTAGTGAAAAACCTTGAAATTGCGGGTTCATATTTCGGTGCTAGAGACCAGATAGGTGGCTTTGCCCATTCCGCCCAATATGGCGTTATCCAGATTTACAACTGCGTATTCTCTAGTACAATCGAAGGAAGGTATGTGCATGGAGGCATTGTGGCTCGTGCAAATACAAATTCCAAGCTTTATGTAGACAATTGCCTGTTTAACGGAAAAATTTCTGGCGAGACCAATACAGGGGGCCTTGTCGGACAAACTTTGGGTGGCTCCCTTTTCCTGAACAATAGTGTGGCCGTGGGTACTGTGATTTACACAGGAACTGGCTCTGCACTGACCAGGGGCGTGAATGTTCTTTTTGGAGACAAGTACAGCGGCTCTGCGGTCATCGAAAACTGCTTCTATCTGGAATCCGCGGCTATCAATGAAATTGGCGGTACAGCAGTAACGGCAGCCCAGCTGGCCGATGGCTCTGTCACCAAGGCATTACGAATTTACCAGGATCTCAATCGCGGTGTAGATGGTTCCGTTTGGGGTCAGAAAGTGGGCACGGATGCATATCCCATACTGAGTGGAAAATTGGAAGGTTACACTGGAACTACCGCAAGCATTGTTTTCCATACTTACTCCGGTGACGAAACCGTTTACGCTTCCGAGTATGTTCCTGGTTACAAGGTTGTTCTTCCTAAGGCTTATCGCGAGGGCTACCAGTTTATGGGCTGGTTCGCCAACAGTAGTTTTGGCGGGTCCGTAATGACCGAAATTCCTCCCAATGCTTCGGGCAAGCAGGAATTTTGGGCAAAGTTTGCCAAAATCTACAAGGTGACTTTGAATGTAGAAGACGGAACAATTGATTCTGCCAATGTTTCCGCATACACCGAAGGCATTGGTGCAGCCCTTCCTAAGAAGGTCCGCCGTTCTGGCTACATGTTCAGGGGCTGGATTCTTGATGGTGATGCCAGCGAAACCTTTGTGGATTCCATTACGACAAAGATGTCCGGTGACTTGAAGTTCAACGCTTCTTGGTTTGAGGTGAAGGCTCCTTCCAAGAATTCTGATGGTTGCTACGAGATTTCCTCCTCCGCAGAACTTTATGGCTTTGCAGGTCTTATTAATGGCATTTATGGCATGACCAAGTCTACCGTAAATTGCGCTAAGCTTACTGCAGATATCGAAGTGAACAAGAATGTCCTTAAGGCTGATGGAACCCTGGATTCATCAAAGATTGCATCCTTTGTTTCTTGGAATCCTATTGATGGCTTCTCTGGCAAGTTCGATGGTCAGGGTCATAAGATTTCTGGCCTTTATAGCGTGAGTAACGGAGCTAATGGAGGCTTGTTCGGATTAGTCAAGGGTGGCATTACCGTAAATCCAGTGATCGTTAAAAACGTGGGCCTGGTGGATTCCTATATCTATGGATCCTATTACACTGGTGGCTTGATTGGTGCAACGGATCAGAGTACCGTACTCCTCGTTGAAAACTGTTATAACGAGGCAAATGTTGTTGCTAACGGTACTGCTGCAGGAATTATTGGTTTCGTTCACTACTTGAGTGATGCGACCATTGTAAACTGCTATAACCTTGGAGCAATTCATAGTGCCGCCAGTTACAGCGCGGGTATCAACGCTCATCAGGGTAGTACTGTTACCCTGAAAATGGCGAACTGCTATAACCTGGGAACTATTACTTCTGGTTATTCTAGCTACCGTAGGATGCTGATTTATTCAAAACCCACCTACCTTACCATGGAAAACTGCTTCTATGACAAGGCTAAGGGCAATAAGGAAAATGGGGGCTTTGGCGCTACTCCGGAACAGTTTGAAAATGGTACTGTGGCAACAATGCTTCGTGAAGGAACTTTCGGAATCCATGATGGCTCAATCTGGGGTCAGGATGTAGGTTCCGATTCCTATCCCTTGTTCCGTAGTGCAATTTCTAATTCCAAGGCGGTGAAGCATGCGGTTACATTCCACACCTACGAAGGCGACAAGGTTTCGTATTTCGATACCTACGTTGAGGGCTTTTCCAAGGCTCTTCCGGTTACGAATCGTGAGGCATACTCTTTCAGAGGCTGGTTTGATAACGCTGAATTTACCGGCGTCAAGGTGGATTCCATTTTGGCTTCTGCCACCACAGATCAGGAATTTTGGGCAAAGTACGAAAGACTGTTTACTGTAACCTTGAATACAAACGGCGGTACCATTGTTTCTGACAACGTGACCGAATATGTAGAAGGGATTGGAGCAAAGCTTCCTAAGAACGTGACCCAGAATAACAAGGTGTTCATGGGCTGGTATACCGACGAAGAATTTTCTGGATCTCCTGTATCCAACATTTCTACGACAGACGAGGGTAACAAGACTTTCTATGCAAAGTGGATGACATTGAAGGTCCCTCAGCTGGAAGATGGCTGCTATGTCATTTCCGATGTGACGGAACTTTACGCCTACGCCGCCATGATTAACGGTACTAGTGGCTACAGCAAGACCCCGAACATTTGCGGTGCCTTGAGTAGGGATATTGTGGTGAACGAAAATGTGTTGAAGGAAGATGGATCCCTTGATTCTGCCCGTGCTGACCAGCATGTTCCTTGGAATCCCTTGGATAACATCACCAATTCCTTTGATGGCCGTGGCCATACTATTTCTGGCTTGTATATCAATGATCGTTCAAGGAACTATCTGGGTTTCATTGGCCGCATAAATGGTGGTACAACCCTGAATCCTCTGGTTATCAAGAACTTGAATATCAAGGATTCCTATGTTGATGGCACAAACTATATAGGCGGTGTTGCTGCTTTGGTGCTTACTTCGAAAGTTGTAAAAATGGATAGTGTGAGCTTTGACGGTGTTATTGAAAATAGATACATTGCGGGTGGCTTGGTAGCTCAGAATAGTGGTACACTGGAAATCCGCAATAGCCAAACCTCTGGTTACTACGCCTATAACGATCCTACCGCTTACATCACGGACATTGGTGGCCTTGTTGGAACGAATAATTCAACCTTGTCTGTTGAAAATTGCAAGAACTTCGCAACTGTTGTAGGTAAAATCTATAATGGCGGCTTGGTTGGTGAAACGGGCACGTCCTTGACTATATCGGAAAGTTTCAACGAAGGTTCTGTTTTGGGCAACGGCTACAACGGTGGCCTTGTTGGTTACGTTTCTGGAGCTGTCAACATCATCAACTCCTACAATGCGGGAAAGATTGAATCTATTGATAATTATAACGGTGGAATTGTGGCTTACAATTCTGGTACACTCAACCTGATGCAGAGCTACAATGTTGCTCCGGTTTCCGGAAAGAGCTATATCGGTGGCTTGGTCGGTTATAACAATGTGACAATCAATGTAGCCAACAGCTATAATCTGGGCGCCGTTTCTGCAACTAACAGCTATGCTGCAGGCTTGTTGGGCTACGCCAATCAGGCTTCGGGCTATTTTGCCAGTTCTTATGTATTGAACAGTTATAGCATGGGTGAGGTCTCTGCAAAGAGCTATATGGATCCTGTCGCCAATGTGGCATTGAAAACGGGTGTAGATTTCCCGAAGAACTTTGTCAATAATTTCTACTTGGAAGTAGAAGGTGGCAAGGAAAGTTCTTTTGGTACAGCCAAGGAAAGGGTTGCCTTTACGGATACTTCCTTGACCAAGGAATTGCACGCCTATGTTCAAAAGGATGCCGATGGCGTTGCTGTAGAAGGCGGTGTCAATGGTCTTGTATGGGGGCAGGATTCCATTCCGATGCTTAATACCAAGGAATATTATGCTGTAGGCTTCGTGCTGAACGGCGGAACCTTGGAAGACGCTCCTAGGACTTACAAGACTGGTGATGAATTGTTGTTGCCCAATCCCACTCGCGAAGGTTACGAGTTTATGGGCTGGTTCAAGAATCCTGAATTCGGTAGCTCTGCCCAGGCTGTGACTAAGATTTATGAAACTGACTTTGGCAACAAGATGTTCTACGCCATGTGGAAAGTTCTTGAATATACCGTATTGGTTTCCGTTAATAACGAAAACGCAGGTTATGTCACTGGTTTGAAGAATGACGGCAAGTATAACTACGGTGAAATGGTGACGCTGAACGCCGTTGCCGCCAATGGCTACTACTTTACCGATTGGACGTCGGATGCGGAATCTTTCAAGTCCGAACAGATTACTTTCCACGTGAAGGGTAACGTGACCTTGGTTGCGAACTTCGAAAAAATTCCGGAGAGCTCTTCTAGTAGTTCCAGTGAAACGCCTGCTTCCAGCAGCAGTGAAAAGAAGGAGTCTATCGAAGTCGCTGGCACGGTGCCGCAGTTCGCCTTATCTGCAGTGGGCCTCGATATTCAGGTGGCTGGTGCTAGCGTTGGCAGTGCCTACGCAGTTCTCGATATGCAAGGTCGTATAATCGCATCTGGCCGAGTTTCCGCCTCCAACTTTAACATTGCCTTGGGACGCGTCGGGGCTTACCTTGTGCGCATAGGACCCCAGGTGAAAATGGTAAAGTTGAAGTAG